CCCATCGGCACGATCCGGATCGGCGTGCGCTCCGACAGGTCGGACAGCGCGGCCGTCGGCAGGCCGCCCGACCAGAAGAACGCGTCCAGGTCCTTCTTCTGCAGCCCCTCCGCGGCCTGGACGACGCCCACCTGCGCCGACCGCACGTCCCGGTCCGGGTCCAGGCCCGCCGCCTCCAGCAGCCGCCGGGTCACCAGGTTCACCCCCGACTTCTCCTGCCCCACCCCGACCCGCAGCCCGCGCAGGTCGGCCACCGAGTGCACCGGCGAGTCGGCCGGCACCACCAGCTGCATGTAGTCGTCGTACAGCCGGGCGATCGCCCGCAGCCGCGGCTTGCCCGGGCCGTCGAACGTGGCCACCGCGTCCGCCGTGGCGATGGCGAAGTCGTCCCGGCCCGCCACCACCCGCTCCAGGTTGTCCAGCGAGCCCACGGAGTTGTCCAGCTGCACCCGCAGCCCGGGCATGTGCTGGCCCAGGTACTGCTGCAGCAGCACCCCGTAGCGGTCGTACACCCCGCCGACCACCCCGGTCGCGAACGCCACCCGGCCGCGCGGGCCCGAGGCCGAGGACGCCGAGGACGCCCACCAGCCGCCCGCGCCCGCGGCCACCAGCAGCAGCACCGCGCAGACCCGCAGCAGCCGGTGGCGCAGCGCCCGGCGCAGCGCGGCACCCGGACGGGAGGGGAGGTTCGCAGCAGCCATGCCGTGGATACTGCCAGCCCCCACCGCCCGGCGGGAGGCCCTCCCCGCTGCCCGTACCCTTGGCTCTGTGGGTATGGAGGAGAGCTTGCGAACTTACAAGGTCGTCACGTACGGCTGCCAGATGAACGTCCACGACTCCGAGCGGCTGTCCGGGCTGCTGGAGGAGGCCGGTTACGCCAAGGCCGCCGGCGACGGCGACCCCGACCTGGTGGTCTTCAACACCTGCGCCGTCCGCGAGAACGCCGACAACAAGCTGTACGGCAACCTCGGCCGGCTCGCCCCCGCCAAGCAGGCCAACCGCGGCATGCAGATCGCCGTCGGCGGCTGCCTCGCCCAGAAGGACCGCGAGACCATCGTCCGCAAGGCCCCCTGGGTCGACGTGGTCTTCGGCACCCACAACATCGGCCACCTGCCCGCGCTGCTGGAGCGCGCCGCCGTCGAGCGCAAGGCCCAGGTCGAGATCCTGGAGTCGCTGGAGACCTTCCCCTCCACCCTGCCCACCCGGCGCGAGTCCGCGTACGCGGCCTGGGTCGCGATCTCGGTCGGCTGCAACAACACCTGCACCTTCTGCATCGTCCCCGCCCTGCGCGGCAAGGAGGAGGACCGCCGCCCCGGCGACGTCCTCGCCGAGGTCGAGGCGCTGGTCGCCGAGGGCGTCGTCGAGGTCACCCTGCTCGGGCAGAACGTCAACGCGTACGGCTCCGACCTCGGCGACCGGGAGGCGTTCGGCAAGCTGCTGCGCGCCTGCGGCCAGGTCGAGGGCCTGGAGCGGGTCCGCTTCACCTCGCCGCACCCCAAGGACTTCACCGACGACGTGATCGCCGCGATGGCCGAGACGCCCAACGTGATGCACCAGCTGCACATGCCGCTGCAGTCCGGCTCGGACACCGTGCTGCGCGCCATGCGCCGCTCCTACCGGCAGGAACGCTTCCTCGGCATCATCGAGAAGGTCCGGGCCGCGATGCCCGACGCCGCGATCTCCACCGACATCATCGTCGGCTTCCCCGGCGAGACCGACGAGGACTTCGAGCAGACCCTGCACGTGGTCCGCGAGGCCCGGTTCGCCAACGCGTTCACCTTCCAGTACTCCAAGCGGCCCGGCACGCCCGCCGCCGAGATGGCGGACCAGGTGCCGAAGGCCGTGGTGCAGGAGCGCTACGACCGGCTGATCGCCCTCCAGGAGGAGATCTCCTGGGAGGAGAACAAGAAGCAGGTCGGCCGCACGCTGGAGATCCTGGTCGCCGAGGGCGAGGGCAAGAAGGACGACCGCACCGACCGGCTCTCCGGGCGCGCGCCCGACAACCGGCTGGTGCACAGCACGCGGCCCGAGGGCGGCGTCCGCCCCGGCGACATGGTCACCGTCGAGATCACCTACGCCGCCCCGCACCACCTCCTCGCGGAGGGCCCCGCGCTGGGCGTGCGCCGCACCCGGGCGGGCGACGCGTGGGAGAAGCGGCAGGCGGCGCCGGCCGCGAAGCCCGCGGGCGTGATGCTGGGCCTGCCGACGATCGGCGCGCCCCAGCAGACCGCGGCGGCGCCCGGCGGCGACGGCTGCGGCTGCTAGGCGCGGTTCCCCGCGCCCC
The window above is part of the Kitasatospora sp. NA04385 genome. Proteins encoded here:
- the miaB gene encoding tRNA (N6-isopentenyl adenosine(37)-C2)-methylthiotransferase MiaB, whose protein sequence is MEESLRTYKVVTYGCQMNVHDSERLSGLLEEAGYAKAAGDGDPDLVVFNTCAVRENADNKLYGNLGRLAPAKQANRGMQIAVGGCLAQKDRETIVRKAPWVDVVFGTHNIGHLPALLERAAVERKAQVEILESLETFPSTLPTRRESAYAAWVAISVGCNNTCTFCIVPALRGKEEDRRPGDVLAEVEALVAEGVVEVTLLGQNVNAYGSDLGDREAFGKLLRACGQVEGLERVRFTSPHPKDFTDDVIAAMAETPNVMHQLHMPLQSGSDTVLRAMRRSYRQERFLGIIEKVRAAMPDAAISTDIIVGFPGETDEDFEQTLHVVREARFANAFTFQYSKRPGTPAAEMADQVPKAVVQERYDRLIALQEEISWEENKKQVGRTLEILVAEGEGKKDDRTDRLSGRAPDNRLVHSTRPEGGVRPGDMVTVEITYAAPHHLLAEGPALGVRRTRAGDAWEKRQAAPAAKPAGVMLGLPTIGAPQQTAAAPGGDGCGC
- a CDS encoding TAXI family TRAP transporter solute-binding subunit: MAAANLPSRPGAALRRALRHRLLRVCAVLLLVAAGAGGWWASSASSASGPRGRVAFATGVVGGVYDRYGVLLQQYLGQHMPGLRVQLDNSVGSLDNLERVVAGRDDFAIATADAVATFDGPGKPRLRAIARLYDDYMQLVVPADSPVHSVADLRGLRVGVGQEKSGVNLVTRRLLEAAGLDPDRDVRSAQVGVVQAAEGLQKKDLDAFFWSGGLPTAALSDLSERTPIRIVPMGDLSDPLHQLAGPGMDAYRAATIPADAYPDVQPERVAVPTVAVPNLLVTRADVDPALVEALTRAVIDSRDDIGRQVHAAQLVDLRTAVYTDPLPLHVGAERYYLSIKP